TTTtaccaccttttttttttctttttccttttttttcctcagaaatgTAAGGATGCACACTGAGAAACAATCCCGACGCATCGGTCAGATCTCTAGATGCACAAAGGCTCAGATTCCTAAACGAGGCCTTATCTGCAGGcttttataaatttgaattAGCGCCTCGTGACATTATGTGTGAGAAGCTGCAAAAGACGTAGGCACAAGTAAAAGGCAAAAAACATTTGTGGTGGGCAATGTATTGCATCACCAAAAATTAAGGTCAGGTACATATATAGTGCGATGTCTATATATTATAGTGACCGGCCTAACAGACACCATAGAACGCTATACTCCGACAATTTTCACTAGCCAGCTAAAGACTAGCAACTTTACGTTTTAGACCCGAGCaatactgtaaaagaaaatgttacatgtaaacaatggaaaaaaaaagcaaccaaGTCCTTTTCCACAAGCAGCCCAACACACTACAACATTCactccccccaaaaaaagaaagaccaaGCGAGGATTATTATATTGAGAATGTTTTTATTCCAAGAATTCCTCTAAGTGCTTAGAGCCTTACATAGAGAAGTAAGCACTGGGACACTCAACCTGCTCTCACGCCTTCGAGTGAGCGAGTGTGTCAAAGTGTAGGcatgtctgcatgtgtgtgtgtgtgtctctggtgGCAACAGTTAGCATGTCTACAATGAAATGAACCACACAAATTTACTcaaattcaaaacacaaaaaacaaaccaaaagttgaaaaataaaaatattctgcGCTGGGGGTTTTACAGTAAAAGGGGAAGGGGTGGGGGACCGTCACCAGGAAATCCCAGTGACGCTGCCATAAAGGAAGTCGGAGGCTAACAGGTTAAAGGTCGTCATCTTCGTCTGGGAGAGCTGTTTCTGATGCCACCTAAAAGAGAAACAAATGACATCAGCATGGATGAAACGGGAACGCATTCGGAAGAAGCGGAAGGCACATTCTCGGCTTACTTTCAAGTCGTGCTCATACTGTGCAGCAAGTGATGGATCCATAGCAATTTCAGGAGGTGCGAGCGCAGGCATCTCGACGAACTCCAGGTTAGGGTCGCCGATCAGCTTCCGCGCGAGCCACAGGAAGGGCTTCTCAAAGTTATAATTACTCTTGGCGGAGATATCATAGTACTGAAAAAGAGGATGCATCCATTTAGCCTTACATTTACAGAGATACAGCTTTTactggttacactttattttgatagtagACCGTGTAAGGTGAACCATCTATGAGTAACTTCACCCACATCTAATTCTCAGAGGAGACCGTTTAGGGTGTCTATCAAAATAGTGTTACCTGCACTTATGATAACTTGAAGTTGCATTGAATAGTAGTGACAGTATTTTCACCATACAATCATGTTGGgtttgttttgataaaaaaaaaataaaaaaaaaagggggggggCCTGGTTTTATGGATTTACTTGATTGGATAAAAGCGAAAGCATAAACAAAATCACCAAAGAGAACACTCACGATTTACTAGAACATCCAGTTACGATAaattaaacatcacatttttttttggaaaattgcTCAAGCTTTGAGGACAGACGGGGCGAGCCGAAGAGGTGCTCCGTACCTGTAGGTTCTTCTTACGATGGAACACGATGCTCTTTGCTTTGACCTTCCTGTCTTTGATGTCCACTTTGTTGCCGCACAGCACTATGGGAATGTTCTCGCACACGCGCACCAAGTCGCGATGCCAGTTGGGCACATTTTTATAGGTCACTCGAGAAGTTACGTCGAACATGATGATCGCACACTGAGCTGTAACGAGACGGACGCACGCGTTAAACCACAGCGGGAAGGTAAAGGTGCACAAGCGTACGATGAATACTGCGTACCCTGGATGTAATATCCATCTCTCAGGCCTCCGAACTTCTCTTGTCCGGCCGTGTCCCATACATTATATTTGATGGCTCCTCTGTTAGTGTGGAAGACCAGAGGATGTACCTCAACTCCAAGCGTGGCTAAGAGGACAGAGAGAAGTTAAAAACCCACGCCTGTGACTCGTGCCAAAGCCACACGTTCCCCAAGACGCCTTGAGACACTAAACACTCACCAACATATTTCTTCTCAAACTCCCCGGTCAAGTGTCTCTTCACAAAGGTGGTTTTCCCCGTACCTCCGTCTCCTACCAGAACCAGCTGAGGACAGGAAAGACAGCTCTCGTAAGTAACCAACGCTTTCCCCAAACGCCTGGTTCTACAGGCACGGCAGTAACGAAACACTGCATTTCATCCATTTCTAATAATTTCAGGCTTTAAATACTATTGCgagatgcattaaaactacACAGATGCTACTAAATCATAAATATGTTGATTAAGGTCACAAGGTAACCCATATAAAATCGCATCCGTTTCGAAAATTCataatttgaaaatgtgatGGATGACATTAATTGTCTTGATTTAAGTAAACATGAAAAGGCTGTGAAGAGTCACATGAACTTATTATAAGTGAGTTTATTACAGTAATACGCTCTTAGGGGTGCGATTATGTATTGGCAGATAACAGAAcactactttttaaatttataattttagtgaatttctctTTTGCATAGTTTTTCAGAAAGAGCAACGTTTAAAACTGCATATAATAAATTGTCTGTTGCTTATTCTCACTTCAGATTCAACTCCAGGCATCAAATGCGTTAAACCGTAGCTTTACACACTGTTTATAATTCCTCTCAGTGACAAAAGTCTAAcggtgaaatgaataaaattgacTTCGGCAGGGGCACATTTCTAAACGATATGTAATTTGTGACAACGGCCTGCTAGTGTGTAAAACCCACATTACCGgaataacaaaaataagaagTGTTCTGCTAATATATCCTCAGCCGCTTATCTTAACGTTGTTATCGCGCACCGATCTGCTAAACCGTTTAGCAATTTATTGCGCAAAAACGCAATTAGAGactttcattcattatttcGTCCCGTCGTCGCTTTGAAAGTTGTAGTTTGGTTACCTTGAACTGAACTTGTGGCTCGTTCTCTGCCATTGCTGTGTTGGTCTTTGTGCTGCAGTCACTCTGCGGGAGAGATGGCGGGACACGGTTAGTCACGGCACACAAAAGGCCGCACCAGACCCAAAACGTGATCACAATTACATAAAACTCGCCAACAACACCGCTTTCTCGCTCGCATTGAAACCCGAACGGCTCACGAAGCTCGAAACCGACGACCGCGTTCACCGACGAGCAACTCCCGCGTCTAAATAAGAGGATGCGCGCCAACACACGAGGCCGCTGCTTCAGGAGCCCGAACTTCGCGGAGCCGCTTTACAAAGGCCTCAAAACAGGCCATCAATGCGGAAATCAACGCGCGGCGCGTCCGAGAGCGCGAAAAGCGGAGGGAAACGAGCGAAACTCTCGAAGAGGCGAACAAAAGCGAGCGTCGTTCCCGCCGGCACCGCGCGCTGCCATCGACCCGCGCGGCGCCGCGACGGGAACGAGTCGCGATCAAACATTCGTTAACTCCACATCGGCGGCGATTAAAAGCGATCCGCGCGACTTTACGCGACTTCGGCAGCCAACGGGGGCTTTCGGGCGAGTTCCGCGGTCGGCGGGGAACTCGGCGTCTTCGCGAAAGGCGCTCGCGACGCGCGGAGCGGCGGCATCCCGCACTCACCGGTGCTGAAGCGATCGAGGAAGAGAGCAAATGGCTGCGTCCGCGCGGGATTCAGCATGGCTCACATAAACGCTTCCGCCCAACCACGTGACTCGGCGGCGCCGCGCGACCAGCGCGCCCCCTGGTGTCACAGCGCGCGATACGCTCTGGACGGTAACCCATTGCTTGTTATGGAGGCTAGCTGTAATCGGAAATACATAATCAGATACCAATCaattaattacttataattagaataaattatattttaaaatactcgTAATTAGGTTCTCTGGTCTCGTGCAtgcaggtaaaaaaataaatatttgtattatttaatttgacgGTTGtgaatttattgattattaGATCAATTAGCTTACTGTTTAATACACCTCAATcactggatgaaaaaaaaatgacactcaAACAGTtgtgctaaataaatatttaattactgtaatacacTATTGTTTTGGAACTGTGTGGCAAAAGATGGTGGACTGCGGCATAAGAATAGGATTGAGGTCTGGAACAAAATAAGAGAAGGTGCTGTTACgtataatacaatacattatGGAAAAGCCCATAACATGCAAGTTATCGCTAGTTAATTATTGTAAGTTGCACTATTTGttaattgtttcatttatgtcattaaatcaatgcatcagaaaataaacaaacatgcgaatttgaatatttgcaaaatatgtgCTCCTGGGAATGACATGTTATTTTTGAATACACCGCTTTAACAGCTAGAAAgcaacagaatgtgttaaaataatatcGGATGTACAATACATATTTCACATTAAGGTTAAATATGAACAGGCAAACATAGCCAAAAATATCACTTGTAATCTAAACGGTCAAACAACGCATTAACAAAGAAGTGCACCGTATGTGTCTGCCATTAAAAACTTCATCAGAGGACTAAACGTGTGAATCTGCAGACAGACAAACATTAATATCGCGCGGCGTGCTTGCTTCGTGCGTAATATATGAACGCGTCGTTTTTAGCAGCTTGTCTTCTCTTCTTTCCCGCTTCATCTGTACAGGTAATCCGCCCGAATGTTAGCAGCAATCTCGGCCTCCCACTGATCTCCGTTATTCAGCAGTTTCTCTTTATTATACAGCAGCTCTTCGTGAGTCTCGGTGGAGTATTCAAAGTTAGGGCCCtggcacagagagagagaaaggggagAATATCACACCGTCAGCGCATTATCGGTGCATGACTATCCGGCTGAACGCGATCTGTTAAGTAGGATATTCTGCAGCACACTGGTTTGATACGGCTATCTGTGACTTTAAGCGTAATGCAGGCGTGCACCTCTACGATGGCGTCCACGGGACAGGCCTCCTGGCAGAATCCACAGTAGATGCATTTGGTCATGTCAATGTCGTAACGGGTCGTTCTTCTGCTGCCGTCCGCGCGGGTCTCCGCTTCTATAGTGATGGCCTGCAGGAGACACAGGAGCTCGTTTAGCTCGAAATAACTCAAACggaaactaaaactataaagaCGTCAGAAACGCCGAAGCCACGAGCGACGGTGCCGTTCAGATACCTGAGCAGGACACACGGCCTCACACAGTTTGCATGCGATACAGCGCTCCTCTCCGCTTGGATACCTGCGCAGCGCGTGTTCTCCACGGAAACGGGGGGAGAGGGGGCCTTTCTCAAACGGATAGTTGATGGTGGCTGGCTCTCGAAACAAGTAGCTCATGGTCATGCTCAGACCTGCGACGCAGACAAAGAAGATAGCAGCGATTATaataaattagtgctgttaaattatGAGATTGCAAAACTGAGAGCGGAGGAATTAAGTGTCCCATGTTTGTTCAGTCCGTAAGCGATCATTTAACGCGAAGGGCCTGACGACAGAAATGAAACGTATGGCTAATGAATCTGATGAATGTGGAAATATGGCAAAAATATTCAccgaatataaaaataaataaataaatactacaccAGAAAACAAGAGGAGAGCTAAACCTATTTATTTGAGCGGAGATAGAAAATACACATGTatgaacaaatacattaattaaattataataataataaatgaaatgaatatagAGATATGAAATATCAGATTTGAAAATATCATTAGTTTAAATCTGCAATGacacaatattataataaaaatcaaagaaaaactaaattaaatctgcaatatacataatatatatatatatatatatatatatatatatatatatatatacaattatattataataataaatcaatgttgtttttgtttgcattattattattattatcttaatatcattagttttataattattattcatggCTAAACTTGCAACAGGCAGAATATAATactactgataataataataatagaaaaatttaaatatgtattattattaatttattatcagtgcCTCAACATGCAATTGATACAGAATACGccataataatatacacataataataataatctgtctCTGTATGGCAGGTTTTGACATGAATAATACTAGTTATTTTTCTAACGaggataataacaataactacaCTTTATTACGATCGTTACACATTTATATGTCACAAAACCTCAGCATGAGGCgcaaaaaagcagcataaatcCAGGCAGGAAGAAAATGCAAACAAGCTGACACCTCTGAAGAGTTCGGTCCACAGCAGTGTCTGTGCTGCCCGGTCTGTGATGGACTTGATGTCCATCGGAATCTCCTCAGCGTTCACGTTTTCTACAGAGAGACAAGAGAAGGACGCTGTGGGACACCGAGCGGGGAGCAAGAGCGAAGGTCTGTGAGCGTGATCTTACTGTAGCCTCCTCTGTAGACGGTGACCCCGAAGGAGCGGACAGGCCCGAGTCTGCCTGCGAAAGTGcctcaaatcaaatcaaatcaaatcaaatcaatcgTGCATCAACATCAGCTTTTCTCACTAACCTCACTTCACAGGCCAAACCGTATACTCACCTGCGCGGCACGAGGAATACAGTCTGCTCAGGGTCACCTCCATCCCAATCAGCTAAAGAGAGACAAACCTTAATGTTCACGATTAACACCGCTTTATATCGGCGGTGCAAAGCCCTTCTATTGAAATCGAAACAGTTGGGCTTCACGCCAAATGAACAGATCTGTGCCATAAGCCTGCTGCTGCTAATCTCCTCTCCAAATCTGTCAGACCGTATGAAACAACTTGTGTCATGCAAGTAAATTCATGTTTTACAAATGCCTTCTGGAAGCATAACAGCGTTCGGTGTAGACTAATAATCGTCTCTGTGGTCTGTTGATTTGATGTGATGTGGCTTTTATATGTTTGGAATGTTTTTAgctattattttgtttgttttgccatTTGCAATTCCTTGATTTTAACCCCCCAGGAGTATGACAGTGACTCTAACccaagtcacacacacacacacacacacacacacattgtccAGCTGCCTGCGGTCGTCTTTTTgaataaactgcattaaaaacaaggCATCTTTACGTTAATTGACTGTTTAGAGTAGTCAAAAGTacacatatttacagtaatgAACTCACCAGGATGCTTCGGTCGGTTGGTAAGCGATTACAGGATCTCTCCAGCGCTCGCGCTTTAAAGAGTCCATTGGTCACGTGGTGTCCCTCAACCTGCTGCGTGACACACGAGAGATTGGGGTTTGACTtcgaaaaaaaactttttttttttatcttttagtaTCAGAAATATCAGTCTTTTTTTAGTGGACTTTATAACTTGATATTaactaaatatatgcatatttttgctcGGCATCGcgactttatatttataactcGAAAAAGCGATTTTATACCTCACAATTCCGACTTTTTCCCTGTTCATGCGACACCATTGTGAGCTGAAACCTCACGGCCCGACACACAAAGTCGCAATTCTGACATTATAACTACAGCAATGGCGAGTGTGCACgacgcaattctgagaaaaaagtaattttgagttaaaaaaaagtcgCCATAACATTTTTGGTTATCAGGCCAGTGGCGGAAAcgggtttattattattattataaatcgCAGCAGACACTCAAAAGAACACGTGCGATCAAATTCATTCAGAAGTCAAAAGCCGGACATACACTTTGCGACTTTTCCCTCACTGCGCCTGCGCGAAAACAGAACTTTCAGTGTTTAAACTTCATTGCACGAAGAGAGGAAACAAAAAGTGGGAGATATTTAAATCGCATAGGTTTGCCATCGGTGAGAAGGACaaacatgttgaaaaaaaattatatttcagttttaaatgaaaggCGAACCAGTGCGTGAACGTAACGGCCGTGAAGTTTTACACTACAGCCAATTCATTCCTCTACAGAAACAAAGTAACAACCGACAGAGCTGGCGCTGCATCAACGGCATGTTGATGTTGATGATTGGCTGTtgtcttcatttgttttctagATAAAAATATGGCTGATGTGTAGTGAAACCCCCCCAAAATGTCTATTTCGTTGTTTTTGGAATTTCCTTGTCAGCAATAAGGTTGTATTTTCATTGACTTATTAGTGTTTGGAGTCCGTTCGTAggctatattttaattataggtCTATAGGTCTCATCGTGGAATATGtctaaatgctttaaatcattttcagtgAGGAGTAAACTGATCTTTAGTTGTGCGGTGAATGCGCTGTGAAATGAGTGCAGGGCAAACGAGTTGTAGTAGACCTATACATtgtataataaaagtataattatcataataatttaatgcattcattttaatgcattcaattgtgtgtgtgtgtgtgtgtgtaaacgtgTACGTGTATTTGTCATATATAATAGCTCATAAATACGTATAGGCCTACACTAGTAacgtgtataatatatatatatatatatatatatatatatatatatatatatatatatatatatatatatatatatatatataaaatgatgaatccattttttaatggttaaaaaaagttaattgttggcctggagtggtgtggattacttgtagatcgttgtgatgtttttaatcagctgtttggactccaattccgacggcacccattcacttcagaggatccattggtgagcaagtgacgcAAGGCAAATCTTTTCTGCTCTATACCTAATAAAGTCCAAGTTGTTTATTCAAATGGTTAGAAATGCCACAACATTGCTGTGAACTACATTACAACTCTCCCTGCTCAAAAACCTTTGACTGGTAGTATACCAAATGGTTTAATGTTATCTTTTGCTTATACCTTCTGCTTTTATAATGACAGTTACAGGTGGTATACCTGGATAATATACTTGATGATAACCAATACAATCCTGAAGAAAcgaattaaataaagaaatgaattaaaattatttaaaaaataataataaacgtgAAGAAAGGGAAATAAACATGgctccattttatttttttattattattttttttgtacttcacATTTTATGTACAAGTCACAAAGCTGTGCacgtaaatacaaaaatacataaaacatacaagagtgagataaataaatacaaagacaCCTCCATTCATAATAACTGTGTTACTAAGTTTA
The genomic region above belongs to Puntigrus tetrazona isolate hp1 chromosome 14, ASM1883169v1, whole genome shotgun sequence and contains:
- the ran gene encoding GTP-binding nuclear protein Ran — protein: MAENEPQVQFKLVLVGDGGTGKTTFVKRHLTGEFEKKYVATLGVEVHPLVFHTNRGAIKYNVWDTAGQEKFGGLRDGYYIQAQCAIIMFDVTSRVTYKNVPNWHRDLVRVCENIPIVLCGNKVDIKDRKVKAKSIVFHRKKNLQYYDISAKSNYNFEKPFLWLARKLIGDPNLEFVEMPALAPPEIAMDPSLAAQYEHDLKVASETALPDEDDDL
- the ndufs8b gene encoding NADH:ubiquinone oxidoreductase core subunit S8b isoform X2 — its product is MVSHEQGKSRNCEQVEGHHVTNGLFKARALERSCNRLPTDRSILLIGMEVTLSRLYSSCRAGRLGPVRSFGVTVYRGGYKNVNAEEIPMDIKSITDRAAQTLLWTELFRGLSMTMSYLFREPATINYPFEKGPLSPRFRGEHALRRYPSGEERCIACKLCEAVCPAQAITIEAETRADGSRRTTRYDIDMTKCIYCGFCQEACPVDAIVEGPNFEYSTETHEELLYNKEKLLNNGDQWEAEIAANIRADYLYR
- the ndufs8b gene encoding NADH:ubiquinone oxidoreductase core subunit S8b isoform X1; translation: MVSHEQGKSRNCEQVEGHHVTNGLFKARALERSCNRLPTDRSILLIGMEVTLSRLYSSCRAGTFAGRLGPVRSFGVTVYRGGYKNVNAEEIPMDIKSITDRAAQTLLWTELFRGLSMTMSYLFREPATINYPFEKGPLSPRFRGEHALRRYPSGEERCIACKLCEAVCPAQAITIEAETRADGSRRTTRYDIDMTKCIYCGFCQEACPVDAIVEGPNFEYSTETHEELLYNKEKLLNNGDQWEAEIAANIRADYLYR